From Procambarus clarkii isolate CNS0578487 chromosome 14, FALCON_Pclarkii_2.0, whole genome shotgun sequence:
gatggtcaccagtacctggatggtcaccagtacctggatggtcaccaatatctggagggtcaccagtacctggatggtcaccagtacctggatggtcaccaatatctggatggtcaccagtacctggatggtcaccagtacctggatggtcaccagtacctggatggtcaccaatatctggagggtcaccagtacctggatggtcaccagtacctggatggtcaccagtacctggatggtcaccagtacctggatggtcaccagtacctggatggtcaccagtacctggatggtcaccagtacctggatggtcaccaatatctggatggtcaccagtacctggatggtcaccagtacctggatggtcaccagtacctggatggtcaccagtacctggatggtcaccaatatctggatggtcaccagtacctggatggtcaccagtacctggatggtcaccagtacctggatggtcaccagtacctggatggtcaccagtacctggatggtcaccaatatctggatggtcaccaatatctggatggtcaccagtacctggatggtcaccagtacctggatggtcaccaatacctggatggtcaccagtacctggatggtcaccagtacctggatggtcaccagtacctggatggtcaccaatacctggatggtcaccaatatctggatggtcaccaatatctggatggtcaccagtacctggatggtcaccagtacctggatggtcaccaatatctggatggtcaccagtacctggatggtcaccagtacctggatggtcaccaatacctggatggtcaccaatatctggatggtcaccagtaCCTGGATGGTCACCAttatctggatggtcaccagtacctggatggtcaccaatatctggatggtcaccagtaCCTGGATGGTCACCATTATATTAGATATtaggtcactgcacatcctctcttgtgtactctatatatttaaaactctgaattgtaatgtcaatcctgaccttcaacgcttcctagaaggttgtaacagaactcatgagcaccacaccagaaacaaatacctatttgatattccaagagtaagacttaatcaaactaggaatgctctataaatcaagggacccagaacgtggaatgaccttcccaatcatgtcgaagattgtacctctctcaaccagtttaagatgaaaactaagtactacctaattaactccatgtaacctaccttacttctaaatgtcaacccatgtcttactagttaaaaaaaaaaatgctgtttgttgatcaacttgtatattggctattttctaccattttccccctctttttttatcttttttatttttttttctttcaatgcaatttatactttaagctcaattactattaagttttagtctaagtggttttccccacctcaccttgcctgaaacactatacgtactagtggctttaggtattgtatgtactacctctatctttatatcaaacacaatgtttgtactgtaactctgcaactatgtatgtactttcctaaataaattattattatctagagggtcacagtatctagagggtcacagtatctagagggtcacagtatctagagggtcacagtatctagagggtcacagtatctagagggtcacagtatctagagggtcaccagtatctagagggtcacagtatctagagggtcaccagtatctagagggtcacagtatctagagggtcaccagtatctagagggtcacagtatctagagggtcacagtatctagagggtcaccagtatctagagggtcacagtatctagagggtcaccagtatctagagggtcacagtatctagagggtcacagtatctagagggtcaccagtatctagagggtcacagtatctagagggtcacagtatctagagggtcacagtatctagagggtcaccagtatctagagggtcacagtatctagagggtcaccagtatctagagggtcaccagtatctagagggtccatAGAGGgtccagtatctagagggtcaccagtatctagagggtcacagtatctagagggtcacagtatctagagggtcacagtatctagagggtcacagtatctagagggtcacagtatctagagggtcacagtatctagagggtcacagtatctagagggtcacagtatctagagggtcacagtatctagagggtcacagtatctagagggtcacagtatctagagggtcacagtatctagagggtcacagtatctagagggtcaccagtatctagagggtcacagtatctagagggtcacagtatctagagggtcacagtatctagagggtcacagtatctagagggtcacagtatctagagggtcacagtatctagagggtcaccagtatctagagggtcaccattatctagagggtcaccagtatctagagggtcaccagtatctagagggtcacagtatctagagggtcacagtatctagagggtcacagtatctagagggtcaccagtatctagagggtcaccagtatctagagggtcaccagtatctagagggtcaccagtatctagagggtcacagtatctagagggtcacagtatctagagggtcaccagtatctagagggtcaccagtatctagagggtcacagtatctagagggtcacagtatctagagggtcacagtatctagagggtcacagtatctagagggtcacagtatctagagggtcaccagtatctagagggtcacagtatctagagggtcacagtatctagagggttacagtatctagagggtcacagtatctagagggtcaccagtatctagagggtcaccattatctagagggtcaccagtatctagagggtcaccattatctagagggtcaccagtatctagagggtcacagtatctagagggtcacagtatctagagggtcacagtatctagagggtcacagtatctagagggtcacagtatctagagggtcaccaatatctagagggtcacagtatctagagggtcacagtatctagagggtcacagtatctagagggttacagtatctagagggtcacagtatctagagggtcacagtatctagagggtcaccagtatctagaggatcaccattatctagagggtcaccagtatctagagggtcaccattatctagagggtcacagtatctagagggtcacagtatctagagggtcacagtatctagagggtcaccagtatctagagggtcaccagtatctagagggtcaccattatctagagggtcaccagtatctagagggtcacagtatctagagggtcacagtatctagagggtcacagtatctagagggtcacagtatctagagggtcaccagtatctagagggtcaccagtatctagagggtcaccagtatctagagggtcaccaatatctagagggtcaccagtatctagagggtcaccagtatctagagggtcacagtatctagagggtcacagtatctagagggtcacagtatctagagggtcacagtatctagagggtcacagtatctagagggtcacagtatctagagggtcacagtatctagagggtcacagtatctagagggtcacagtatctagagggtcaccattatctagagggtcaccagtatctagagggtcaccagtatctagagggtcaccagtatctagagggtcacagtatctagagggtcacagtatctagagggtcacagtatctagagggtcacagtatctagagggtcacagtatctagagggtcaccagtatctagagggtcaccattatctagagggtcaccagtatctagagggtcacagtatctagagggtcacagtatctagagggtcacagtatctagagggtcacagtatctagagggtcacagtatctagagggtcacagtatctagagggtcaccaatatctagagggtcacagtatctagagggtcaccagtatctagagggtcaccattatctacagggtcacagtatctagagggtcacagtatctagagggccacagtatctagagggtcacagtatctagagggtcaccagtatctagagggtcacaagtatctagagggtcaccagtatctagagggtcaccagtatctagagggtcacagtatctagagggtcacagtatctagagggtcacagtatctagagggtcacagtatctagagggtcacagtatctagagggtcacagtatctagagggtcaccagtatctagagggtcaccagtatctagagggtcacagtatctagagggtcacagtatctagagggtcacagtatctagagggtcacagtatctagagggtcacagtatctagagggtcaccaatatctagagggtcacagtatctagagggtcaccaatatctagagggtcacagtatctagagggtcacagtatctagagggtcacagtatctagagggtcacagtatctagagggtcaccagtatctagagggtcacagtatctagagaggTCGTCAGTATCTGGACAGCTGCCAGTAACTGAGCAgctgccagtaactgaacagttgccagtaactaaacagctgccagtaactgaacagttgccagtaactgaacagctgccagtaactgaacagctgccagtaactgaacagctgccagtaactgaacagctgccagtaactgaacagctgccagtaactgaacagctgccagtaactaaacagctgccagtaactgaacagctgccagtaactgaacagctgccagtaactgaacagctgccagtaactgaacagctgccagtaactaaacagctgccagtaactgaacagctgccagtaactgaacagttgccagtaactgaacagttGCCAGTAACTGAAAGATTGCCACAATTTGGACAGTCACCAGTCAATTGTCACCAGACAATTACTATATCTGAACAGGTCCCAGTATCCGGACAGTTGCCATATCTGGACAGGTGCTAGCATCTGAAAGGTTACCATTATCTGGACAGTCACCAGTAACCAGACAGTTGCCAGTAACTGGATGGTTGCCACTATCAGGACGGTTACCAGTAACTGGATGGTTGCCACTATCAGGACGGTTACCAGTAACTGGATGGTTGCCACTATCAGGACGGTTACCAATAACTAGATGGCCACCAATATCCAGATGGTTTCCAGTACCTGATTGGTCACCAATATCCAGATGGTTTCTAGTACCTGAATGGCCACCAATATCCAGATGGTTTCTAGTACCTGAATGGCCACCAATATCCAGATGGTTTCCAGTACCTGAATGGCCACCAATATCCAGATGGTTTCCAGTACCTGAATGGCCACCAATATCCAGATGGTTTCCAGTACCTGAATGGCCACCAATATCCAGACAGTTACCGCTACCCAGCCGCCAGCATCCGGACGGTCGCCAGTATTtggatggtcaccaatatctggaAGGTCATCAGTATTTGGACATTTGTCTGTATCTTTCTCGGTTAATCAGCAGAGGCAGTACCCTCACTTTCCAGGTCGATGATTAGATCAATATAGTCCAAACACTAACAATTCGATAAGTCAATGTCCAAGCCCCAACAATTCCATAGGCCTATGTCCATACGCCAACACTTGCATAGGCCTAtgtaagacaatggtggagcaTACAGCACTCAAGTACTTATGGTGGATGATGAGAGTGTGAGGAACAAGGaccaagattcacgaagctccatgtatttcctcgtaagtaggtttgctacgaaggttcccaaGTGCCGGCTAAGAACGCGCCAAAGGGCGATTCAGAGAAGTAAACTTAAGAAGATTTCTAAGCGGTTCACTTAGgtctcgctagatgtcactaCGCTTTTAGTTTGaccaatcagagagaaggtaacatttttcatcttacagctgtagTCAATCACGACGCTGCCATATCAGAGCTTATCCGTAACCACTTGCGACACATTTacgtcaaattttcttataaaattagtatatttcgaagtaaaacaatgttttttcaacttgtacagtcagcaccgacattgtagtatacaaatatgttacattttttgtttacctacgtaattctaagaaatAGTGTATAACTCCCCTTGTCGCTCCCGAGACTTGAGAAGCGATGGTATCtatttacgtatatatttacctaaatttacccaagggccacaatctatctagtggcctcgacgaggacaaaaagccgggggcttgttaagtcccgctaattgtcctaatgatattttctagctggattttggcaggtacggcttcagcgggtaggcagttccatgggttttaaCCATCTGGgtaaaaaaaaaccagcgttgaatgtaatgaaacgccattttctgggtgagccccggaggctccctggagcttatcgggctaatgtgtgttatgttagaccgggacattagctaaggagttcagacctaccagggaccagcgccagaacctggccccttcagagaggtttcagggagcaatggccctggaaaaccccatatggttgggggttttccttatctgccatcgaccggggttaggcacccagaaaggtaggcgtaacaaaacaaaccccacatggtaagaaactacaacaaaaaccgaacagagaggtagaaaactccctacaatcccaaggaaacaagcaaacaagcaaacatcactctttactgccgcgccgatcgtccgcgcagccctccccaccccgggagggggaggggggagccccggacctaccgcgccggctgccaagctccagttcggaagctaagcttcaaccaacgcgaaaaaaccgccgaccggtgggagggagggtttccagggagcctccggggctcacccagaaaatggcgtttcattacattcaacgctggttttctgtggggagcccctacggctccctggagcttcatacccaaagagaaggaaaagaaagggctaacccgggaggcggccgccacaaactctgcaacgcaaagccaagacaaccggtcgcaaacctgcgacccaaggcaacaagaacgcccaagaacagacgcacacatggatgggcggccaaaaacctgtgcgacccacaattccctgcgcccgaaatgagcc
This genomic window contains:
- the LOC138364810 gene encoding uncharacterized protein, which gives rise to MELRESWSLFLTLSSSTISTGNHLDIGGHSGTGNHLDIGGHSGTGNHLDIGGHSGTRNHLDIGGHSGTRNHLDIGDQSGTGNHLDIGGHLVIGNRPDSGNHPVTGNRPDSGNHPVTGNRPDSGNHPVTGNCLVTGDCPDNGTGDHPDIGDHPGTGDHPDNGDHPGTGDHPDIGDHPGIGDHPGTGDHPGTGDHPDIGDHPDIGDHPDASNQTLVTGHWQLSSYW